Below is a genomic region from Polyangiaceae bacterium.
GGTGCCAATGCGGCGAAAATCGATGCACGCGTGCAGCAATTGGTCCCCGGTTACATGACGATGGGACATACGGGCATGGGGGACATGGCCGAAATGAAAATGCCAGCGCCGAAGAATTCGATTCCCATGGTCGGCGGCAAAGGGCCCTTTTCGAGCATCGACATGGGCGGCATGTTCACCATTTTGAAAGTGCGGGACAATCCGGAGAGTGAAGACGGATCAGGCTGGTATTCGCATCCCAAAGGCTCGGTTGCCGACAAGGCCGACGCGGCGATGATGCAAGCGGATGGAGTGGATCCGGATGTGAAATTCTGAGGGGGAGGTTGAGTTGGCTGTCAGGGGCGGTTGTAAGGAGTTGCGGACTTTGCGCGCAATTTCGTGTATCCTTCTCACCATGACGTCACTTCAACGAACCACTCATGCAGCGATCATTCTTGGCGTTTTTGCGCTTTTCGGCTGTGGCGGCACCGTCGTCATCGAAGGTGCGTCTTCGGGCTCGTCTTCGGGCTCGTTTTCGAGCTCCAGCGGCGGCAGCGTAAGCGACGATTGGACCACGCTCGTCGACGGAACCTGGCAATTGACGCCGGGGACCGAAGGGTATTGGTGTACGCGCAAGACGCTCGAGGACGATGTTTACATCACGGCATTTCGTGCGGAGGCGCCGCCAGGCACGCATCATACGCTGCTGCTTTGGAAAGACGGTGGAGGCCCCGACGGTGAAGAGGCATGTGGACCGCTCCTTGGGTCGAACATGGTCCACGCGTCGGGGATCAATACCGACGATCTCGTCATGCCCGAAGGTGTTGCCGTCAAAATTCCCGCGGGCACGCAGCTACTCTTGAATTTGCATCTCTTCAACAGCAATTCGAGCACTTTGAACGGTGTATCGGGGGTGCTCGTGAAAACCGTCTCCGCAGCCGAAGTGAAGTACGAGGCGGAAATGATTTTGACTGGCCCGACGAACGTCAATGTGCCTCCGAATGGCACCCAAACCATCGAAGATGCATGCGTTTTTCCTGAGACGTCCACGATATTCACGTTATGGCCCCACATGCATCAATATGGGACGAACATGAAGATTACCCACGACGGAGCTTCGGGCAGCAAGGTATTGCACGACGGTGCCTTCAGCTTTGGGGAACAGGTCAACTATGCCATCGAGCCCCTCACCGTTGCCGCCGGAGAGCAGCTTCGCGTCGAATGCACCTACAAAAATCCGACATCGGAGACGATCCATTGGGGCGACAGCTCCAAGGCCGAGATGTGTTTCGCTGGAGTCTACCGGTACCCCAAGTTGGGGAAGGCTTGTTTTTAGCCTTTCGCTGCCAAATACGGTTTGAATCCGGGCCAGAATTTGTACCCTCGCTCCGCGCGCGTGGGACGCGCGCTGCGCGACGTTGCCAATGTTGTGGACAACCCCCCGGAATCGTGATAACGGTCGCAGATGTCACGGCGGCGCCCCGTACCGCTTACGTTTGGGAGGGGCATCGTGTGGAATGTTCCGTTTGCGCCAAGCTCATTAATAACATGATCGACACACACGAACACAATTCATCTCGAACAAGATCCAATGCGGAAAAGTCGATTTGCCTTTGCATGATCGTCAAAAACGAATCCGCAGTCATTGAACGATGTCTTGCCTCCATCCGAGAAGTCATCGACTATTGGGTCATCTGTGACACCGGGTCCACCGATGATACGCCAGAACGTATTCATAAAGCGCTCGAAGGTGTTCCAGGCGAGTTGCATAGGCGCCCCTGGGTGGATTTCGGGACCAACCGAACGGAGGCAATTACCCTGGCGAGAAACAAGGCCGATTATATTCTCGTCCTCGACGGCGACATGACCGCGTCGTATGGGAAAGGGTTCAAGCGCGCACTGTCCTTGGATTCGTACCTCATACGCTTCACTGGCGATTTGGATTATCGGCAGCGTTTGATTCTTAGCGGGCGGCGAACGTACAGGTACGTCGGCGCCGTGCACGAGTACGTGGAAACAGCCGCTGACGAGCGATTCGAGCTCCTCGACACATTGACCGTTACGCATCATGGCGATTGCGGTGTGTCGAGTGGCAAACCGCAACGATACCTCGAGATGCTGATGGCGTCGTTTGCAAAGGATTCGAAAAATTCTCGAACGGTTTTTTATCTTGCACAAACGCTGCGGGATCTGGGTCGTGTCGATGAAGCGCTCGAGTATTACGAGAAACGGGTGAGCATGGGGGGCGGTTGGGAGGAAGAAATATTCTATTCACTTTATCAGATCGCCGTGCTCGTGGACCGGCACAACGACTGGGGCACCGGATTTCAAGCCTACGTGCGGGCGTGGGAATATCGGCCATCGCGTCTCGAACCGGTGTATCATATTGTGCATCGACTTCGACGCCGGAGGGAGTTTCACACGGCCATCGTGTTTGCGCATCCGGCGCTCAGCCAACCGTATCCGTCCAATGACGTGCTGTTCGTCCATCGATGGATGTATACGTACGGTATGCCGCTCGAGTATGCGTATTGTTGTGTTGAACTGGGTCTTTATGAGCAGGCCATTACGGCATGCGATATCGTACGCGCGAGGAGCGACGTACCGGAGCGAGCATTGGCTGAAGCGAACAGGCTTCGCGCAAGGGCGATGGCGGAGGATTCGGGTTCCCGCGCGAAGCCGCGTCAGAATTGGACGTGAACGAGTGCTGAAAGATGCCCCGGCGCTACCGATGGCAAAACGATGACGCCCGTTGATGCAGGTTTTTGAGGTGCCGGCCTCGACAAGTACCAAAAAACTCCAGCAGCAGCAAGGCTCACGCCACCTCCGATGAGTGTGGCCGTTGATGTCGACGACAACGTGCCGACTTCTTGACTCAGTGCAATTGCGTCGTCGTCGCATTTGTTCGTCTTGGTGTCAATGCACTGATTTTTCACGATGTCAGGATCCCATTTCGCCATGGCACTTGCACCCGTAATGGATCCAATGACAACGCCCGCTAGCCCGACCACGCCCAGCCCAATTGCTGTACCGCGAAGGCCCCAGTTTGGGGCTTGTGGCTGGATCACCTTATCTGACGGCAATGAAGGCGTTTGGTCCGACTTGGGTAGATCTTCGAGTACGGGAATCGTGACGACGATAACTGCACGCTCAGCAACCGATTCCGATGTTTCCCACGTTTTCTTGCCGACTGCCGAGGCTTTGATCGTGTGGGCTCCTGGATCGACCGGAACTTCCTTACCCAAGTACATCTCTTCGACGGTTTCGCCATCGCGCTCGATCTTGAGCCCGCTAGCGGCACTGCCGGGTGGCAGGACGATTTTGATTCGAGGAAGCCGCGGTCGGAGGTCGTTGGCGTGCTCTTGAGCGAAATTCGCGAGTTTTTCGTCACCTTGGTCCTGATAGGCCGCGGCGACGGCTTCGAACAGCTTCCACGCGCTCGCAATGCGCCCAAGGTGCTCATAACAGACGGCGAGATTGCCCTTGGTGGAGGGCAAGGGATCGAGATGATCGCTGTCGGCGAGCAGGGGGCAAGCCTTGGCATAGTCTTTGGCACGCATGGCCTCCATGCCTTGCTCGAAGAAATCTTTGGCCATGGCCACGTCTGTTGGCGTCGCTTGCGCATACACGTCAGGCGCGGCGGTGACGAGTGTGCTGATGAGCACGAGCATGACGGTCTTGCGCATTGAACGTACGCTCCGATCTATGGTTTGCGAGGTCTACGACTGGCGTTCGCGAATGGGTTGTCGTCTGGGGGAGGCGTCGGCGGAGGCTTGTTTGCAGTTGTACTCGGTTGCGCTGGGGCTTTGATCGGTGAGGTGGTTAAAGGGCGTGCCGTGGACACGAGCGGTTTTGAACTGGCACTTGCTACTGGCGCTTGTAGCGGTGCTTCGACCAGGGGTGGAGGCGATGACGGCTCGAGCGGCGTGACGACGGGGTTGGCTGGCGGGACCGACGCTGTCACTGTGGGCATTGCGGTGCTATGCGACGTCGGTTGTGACGATTCGCCATTGCGCATGAACAGGAGCAATGCAATCCCTGCAAAAAAGAACAGGCCCCCCAAAGCAACGCTGATCGCGATGACATGAGATTTGTTCTGTGGAGGCGCAATGGGTGTGCTGTTCGGTGACCACGATCGACTCGTTTGGCCAGACAGACCAGATTCGCTTGTCGCTGCAAGGGCCCCCTTTGAGCCGATGACGTGCGTTCCTCCCATTGGCAAGGGCGCACCGTTCGAATGTGACCGGCTATCTGTCCAGGAAAGTGACATTGCTGGATTCGAGCCTGTTTGTGACAATGGGTACGGCGTTGGAGATCCGGGCTGTGAAGACAATGCAATGGTTCCACCTTCCGACGTTGGCGGTGTGGTTTGACCATGCACGCTGCCGCTGGCGGACAAGCGTTCATTCGCTGAGTTACGCGTCGATGCAGAAGCGCCTGCGTGCACTGTGCCCGTGTTACTGCTGCCATCCGGTATGGAGGGTGAAGGCGGTCGCCATATTTGTGTCGCCACCTCGGCGGGCTGCATTTTCGATGTCGCCGCAACGTTTTGTGTGGAGTAAGGACGAAGCGCGTCTGCTAATTCGGCGGCGCTGCTCCACCGTTGATTCGGATCCTTGTCGAGGCATTTCAGGATGATCGCTTCGAACCCGGGCGGAATCTGAGGATTCAACGACGATGGTCGAGGCGCAGCGTCCTTCAATACCATTGCAAATAGCTCGGGCGGCGTGGGTGCGTGAAAGGGAGTTGTTCCCGTGACCATTCGGAACAGTACGACGCCGAGTGCCCAGATGTCGCTTCGAGCGTCCACGTGCCGACTGGAGCGCATTTGTTCTGGAGACATGTAAAGCGGCGACCCCATGATCATGGCAGTCGTCGTCATTTCTTGAATTTCCGGACCGAAAGCTGGAGACGGAGCCAATTTTGCGATACCGAAGTCGAGGATCTTGATACAGGGCACGCCACCCACACCCGATGCAAGGTACATATTGGCGGGTTTCAGATCGCGGTGAACGATACCGGCCTGATGTGCTTCGCCGACAGCTTCGAGCGCTTGGAGCATGTAATCGACCGCTTGTGGGACGGGAAGGACGCGCTGCACTTGAAGGACGTC
It encodes:
- a CDS encoding glycosyltransferase; the encoded protein is MIVKNESAVIERCLASIREVIDYWVICDTGSTDDTPERIHKALEGVPGELHRRPWVDFGTNRTEAITLARNKADYILVLDGDMTASYGKGFKRALSLDSYLIRFTGDLDYRQRLILSGRRTYRYVGAVHEYVETAADERFELLDTLTVTHHGDCGVSSGKPQRYLEMLMASFAKDSKNSRTVFYLAQTLRDLGRVDEALEYYEKRVSMGGGWEEEIFYSLYQIAVLVDRHNDWGTGFQAYVRAWEYRPSRLEPVYHIVHRLRRRREFHTAIVFAHPALSQPYPSNDVLFVHRWMYTYGMPLEYAYCCVELGLYEQAITACDIVRARSDVPERALAEANRLRARAMAEDSGSRAKPRQNWT
- a CDS encoding protein kinase → MNQSQPPELKVGNIIAGKYRVERILGQGAMGMVVAAMHIDLHERRAIKFMLPTALGDNDGVERFLREARACAKLKSKHVAAVYDVGRLETGAPYIVMEYLEGTDLKDVLQVQRVLPVPQAVDYMLQALEAVGEAHQAGIVHRDLKPANMYLASGVGGVPCIKILDFGIAKLAPSPAFGPEIQEMTTTAMIMGSPLYMSPEQMRSSRHVDARSDIWALGVVLFRMVTGTTPFHAPTPPELFAMVLKDAAPRPSSLNPQIPPGFEAIILKCLDKDPNQRWSSAAELADALRPYSTQNVAATSKMQPAEVATQIWRPPSPSIPDGSSNTGTVHAGASASTRNSANERLSASGSVHGQTTPPTSEGGTIALSSQPGSPTPYPLSQTGSNPAMSLSWTDSRSHSNGAPLPMGGTHVIGSKGALAATSESGLSGQTSRSWSPNSTPIAPPQNKSHVIAISVALGGLFFFAGIALLLFMRNGESSQPTSHSTAMPTVTASVPPANPVVTPLEPSSPPPLVEAPLQAPVASASSKPLVSTARPLTTSPIKAPAQPSTTANKPPPTPPPDDNPFANASRRPRKP